A section of the Streptomyces sp. Je 1-369 genome encodes:
- a CDS encoding enoyl-CoA hydratase/isomerase family protein — protein sequence MTASPAPAPDNRPAEHAADPLTTLIRHTTDNAVSWITLNRPDAMNALTWDQRERVIALLGDASADPAVRAVVITATGKGFCAGADLRGVPAATAGQERMAGDVARTIKQGAQRLVSAVLDCEKPVIAAVNGTAAGIGAHLAFACDLVVAAEHAKFVEVFVRRGLVPDGGGAYLLPRLVGPQRAKELMFFGDAVPAADAERMGLVNRVVPANDLEKTAREWAERLAVGPTRALALTKQLVNASLESDRATAFAAEAAAQEINMTTADAREGVTSFVERRTPTYRGR from the coding sequence ATGACCGCCTCCCCCGCCCCCGCCCCCGACAACCGACCGGCCGAGCACGCGGCCGATCCCCTCACCACATTGATACGGCACACCACTGACAACGCCGTCTCGTGGATCACGCTCAACCGGCCCGATGCCATGAACGCCCTCACCTGGGACCAGCGCGAACGCGTCATCGCGCTGCTCGGCGACGCCTCCGCCGACCCCGCCGTACGAGCCGTCGTGATCACCGCGACCGGCAAGGGCTTCTGCGCGGGCGCGGACCTGCGTGGTGTCCCCGCCGCCACGGCCGGGCAGGAGCGCATGGCCGGTGACGTCGCCCGCACCATCAAGCAGGGCGCCCAGCGGCTCGTATCCGCGGTCCTCGACTGCGAGAAGCCGGTCATCGCCGCGGTGAACGGCACGGCGGCCGGCATCGGCGCGCACCTCGCGTTCGCCTGCGATCTGGTCGTTGCCGCCGAACACGCCAAGTTCGTGGAGGTGTTCGTACGCCGTGGACTCGTGCCGGACGGCGGCGGCGCGTATCTGCTGCCGCGGCTCGTCGGGCCGCAGCGCGCCAAGGAGCTGATGTTCTTCGGCGACGCCGTGCCGGCCGCCGACGCCGAGAGGATGGGGCTCGTCAACCGTGTCGTACCGGCCAACGATCTTGAGAAGACGGCACGGGAGTGGGCGGAACGCCTCGCCGTCGGGCCCACCCGCGCCCTCGCCCTGACAAAGCAGCTGGTCAACGCGTCCCTGGAGTCGGACCGCGCGACCGCCTTCGCCGCCGAGGCCGCGGCGCAGGAGATCAACATGACGACGGCGGACGCGAGGGAAGGTGTGACGAGCTTCGTCGAACGCCGCACACCCACGTACCGCGGCCGCTGA
- a CDS encoding flavin reductase family protein, with protein MGHAGMAATAVRYLRSVGARTTTAPVEVLPRPQLRAVGDDERAPLDRGEFRRVLGNFATGVTVITSPPDEDGGPAGFACQSFASLSLDPPLVSFMVARTSTTWPRIARAGVFCVNILGADQGDLCRGFAVSGADKFAGVVYDAAPVSGSPRLAGAPAWVDCTIQAVHTGGDHLIVVGRVDALGATADDADPLLFHRGTFGRFTR; from the coding sequence ATGGGACACGCAGGGATGGCGGCCACCGCTGTTCGATACCTCAGGTCGGTCGGGGCCCGCACCACCACGGCGCCCGTCGAGGTGCTACCGCGCCCTCAGCTGCGGGCGGTCGGCGACGACGAGCGCGCGCCGCTCGACCGGGGCGAGTTCCGGCGTGTGCTGGGGAACTTCGCGACGGGCGTCACCGTCATCACGTCGCCGCCCGACGAGGACGGCGGGCCCGCGGGCTTCGCCTGCCAGTCGTTCGCCTCGCTCTCCCTGGACCCGCCCCTCGTGTCGTTCATGGTGGCGCGTACGTCGACGACGTGGCCGCGCATCGCGCGCGCCGGTGTCTTCTGCGTCAACATCCTGGGCGCCGACCAGGGCGACCTGTGCCGCGGCTTCGCGGTGAGCGGCGCCGACAAGTTCGCCGGGGTGGTGTACGACGCGGCGCCGGTCTCCGGATCGCCGCGCCTCGCCGGGGCGCCCGCCTGGGTCGACTGCACGATCCAGGCCGTGCACACCGGCGGCGACCACCTCATCGTCGTCGGCCGGGTGGACGCCCTCGGCGCGACCGCGGACGACGCCGACCCGCTCCTGTTCCACCGGGGAACGTTCGGCCGCTTCACCCGCTGA
- a CDS encoding MFS transporter produces MTQTTETPARDAGDGSSTPPGAPRRRTPRIHRAWFVAAVTFVTIIGAAAFRSLPGLLFDPLNDDFGWSRGTVGLAVSVNLALYGLTAPFAAALMDRFGIRKVVAVALVVIACGSGLTVFMDSVWQLLLCWGLLVGLGSGSMALAFAATVTNRWFTERRGLVSGILTAASASGQLIFLPLLSWIVDTYKWRPAAVTVALAALAVVPFVWLLLRDHPADVGQKPYGSQEFVPKPPPVPGAARRAITVLFKAARTGPFWLLAGSFAICGASTNGLIQTHFIPAAHDHGMGPRAAASLLAVIGIFDIVGTVASGWFTDRFDSRRLLAVYYALRGVSLLFLPMLLAPDVRPPMIFFIVFYGLDWVATVPPTLALCREQYGDDSAIVFGWVLASHQVGAGLVAFLGGVARDVFGSYDVIWYASGALCAAAALMVLVIRRAGTVPGAVAVSG; encoded by the coding sequence GTGACCCAGACAACCGAGACGCCCGCGCGGGATGCCGGGGACGGCAGCTCCACCCCGCCGGGCGCGCCCAGGCGCCGTACACCCCGTATCCACCGCGCATGGTTCGTCGCCGCCGTCACGTTCGTGACGATCATCGGCGCCGCCGCGTTCCGTTCCCTCCCCGGTCTGCTCTTCGACCCGCTCAATGACGACTTCGGCTGGTCGCGCGGCACCGTCGGACTCGCGGTCTCCGTCAACCTCGCGCTGTACGGCCTGACCGCGCCGTTCGCCGCCGCGCTCATGGACCGCTTCGGCATCCGCAAGGTCGTCGCGGTCGCGCTGGTCGTGATCGCCTGCGGCTCCGGCCTGACCGTGTTCATGGACTCCGTGTGGCAGCTGCTGCTCTGCTGGGGGCTGCTCGTCGGGCTCGGGTCGGGTTCGATGGCGCTCGCCTTCGCCGCCACCGTCACCAACCGGTGGTTCACCGAGCGGCGCGGGCTCGTCAGCGGCATCCTCACCGCGGCCTCCGCGTCGGGTCAGTTGATCTTCCTCCCGCTGCTTTCCTGGATCGTGGACACGTACAAGTGGCGGCCCGCCGCCGTGACGGTCGCGCTCGCGGCCCTCGCGGTCGTCCCCTTCGTCTGGCTGCTGCTGCGCGACCACCCGGCGGACGTCGGCCAGAAGCCGTACGGGTCGCAGGAGTTCGTCCCGAAGCCGCCGCCCGTACCCGGCGCGGCACGGCGCGCGATCACCGTGCTGTTCAAGGCCGCCCGCACCGGCCCCTTCTGGCTGCTCGCCGGGTCCTTCGCGATCTGCGGCGCCTCGACGAACGGGCTCATCCAGACCCACTTCATACCTGCCGCGCACGACCACGGCATGGGGCCGCGGGCCGCCGCCTCCCTGCTCGCCGTCATAGGGATCTTCGACATCGTCGGGACCGTCGCGTCGGGCTGGTTCACGGACCGCTTCGACTCGCGGCGCCTGCTCGCCGTCTACTACGCGCTGCGCGGCGTCTCGCTGCTCTTCCTGCCGATGCTGCTCGCGCCGGACGTCCGGCCGCCGATGATCTTCTTCATCGTCTTCTACGGCCTGGACTGGGTGGCGACCGTCCCACCCACGCTCGCGCTCTGCCGCGAGCAGTACGGCGACGACAGCGCGATCGTCTTCGGCTGGGTGCTCGCCTCGCACCAGGTGGGCGCGGGTCTCGTCGCGTTCCTCGGCGGGGTGGCGCGGGACGTCTTCGGCTCGTACGACGTGATCTGGTACGCCTCGGGGGCGCTGTGCGCGGCGGCGGCGCTGATGGTGCTGGTGATCCGGCGGGCCGGGACGGTACCGGGTGCGGTCGCCGTCAGCGGGTGA
- a CDS encoding GlxA family transcriptional regulator, giving the protein MADPAVPATSSTTATSSTAPDGTPGRRHRVVVLALDGVIPFELGIPQRIFKGARTPEGRRLYEVVTCSVRPPGPVRTDADFAIVVEHGPEALATADTVVIPASYELGPVHEEGRLTDELADALGHIRPGTRLMAICTGGYILAAAGLLDGRPATTHWSSADHFQALFPRVEVDADVLFIDDGDILTSAGVAAGIDLCLHVVRRDHGTAVANEVARRTVVPPHRDGGQAQYIHRPLPEPQLATTRSVRAWALGRLDRPLQLRDMAAQESMSVRTFTRRFREEVGVSPGQWLTQQRVERARHLLESTDLSVDQVAADAGFGTAQSMRQHLQAALGVTPTAYRRTFRDVPTH; this is encoded by the coding sequence ATGGCCGATCCAGCCGTTCCCGCCACCTCGTCCACCACCGCCACCTCGTCCACCGCCCCCGACGGCACGCCCGGTCGGCGCCACCGCGTCGTCGTCCTCGCCCTGGACGGCGTGATCCCCTTCGAACTCGGCATCCCGCAACGCATCTTCAAGGGCGCGCGCACTCCGGAGGGGCGACGGCTGTACGAGGTGGTGACCTGCTCCGTCCGCCCGCCGGGCCCCGTCCGCACGGACGCCGACTTCGCGATCGTCGTCGAGCACGGCCCCGAGGCACTGGCCACCGCGGACACGGTCGTCATCCCGGCGTCGTACGAGCTGGGCCCTGTGCACGAGGAGGGCCGCCTCACCGACGAACTGGCCGACGCCCTCGGTCACATCCGGCCGGGTACGCGGCTGATGGCCATCTGCACGGGCGGGTACATCCTCGCGGCGGCAGGTCTCCTGGACGGACGACCCGCCACCACGCACTGGTCGTCCGCCGACCACTTCCAGGCACTCTTCCCCCGGGTCGAGGTGGACGCTGACGTGCTGTTCATCGACGACGGCGACATCCTCACGTCGGCGGGCGTGGCCGCGGGCATCGACCTGTGCCTGCATGTCGTACGCCGCGACCACGGCACCGCCGTCGCCAACGAGGTGGCACGCCGTACCGTCGTACCGCCGCACAGGGACGGCGGTCAGGCCCAGTACATCCACCGCCCGCTGCCCGAACCGCAGTTGGCCACGACGCGTTCGGTACGCGCCTGGGCGCTCGGCCGGCTCGACCGGCCGCTGCAACTGCGCGACATGGCCGCGCAGGAGTCGATGTCGGTCCGCACGTTCACCCGGCGGTTCCGCGAGGAGGTCGGCGTGAGCCCCGGCCAGTGGCTGACGCAGCAGCGCGTGGAGCGGGCGCGGCACCTCCTCGAATCGACGGACCTCTCCGTCGACCAGGTGGCGGCGGACGCGGGCTTCGGTACGGCGCAGTCGATGCGGCAGCACCTTCAGGCCGCGCTAGGGGTCACGCCGACGGCCTACCGCCGAACCTTCCGCGACGTCCCCACGCACTGA